One genomic window of Candidatus Taylorbacteria bacterium includes the following:
- a CDS encoding LAGLIDADG family homing endonuclease yields MAERLIENIGNRVLFPKGSQKKFLKDVLSKLKLSQVQLASLLSLSPRSFTDWVREKNLMTYSALDTLCSLSKTNHPKDIIIKEKYWYAKIGASLGGIARYKKYGTIGIDNEYRKTQWKKWWEQEGKNKSKIIGITKSFKSPRMSKELAEFFGIMIGDGGIQTYQIRISLNAETDAEYVKFVCQLIYKLFKITPGMTSRENSKGIDIYVSRTKLVSYLTNTLGLKKGNKLSQNLDIPNWIMKKKEYRKACLRGLIDTDGCVFHEVHTIKGRKYAYARLNFTTASPHLARSVIKIMNSFRLNPKLRRKGKSVQVEDKKKIWQYFKTIGTSNPKHMSRLNRLLT; encoded by the coding sequence ATGGCAGAAAGGCTTATTGAAAATATAGGAAACAGAGTTTTATTCCCAAAAGGAAGTCAAAAGAAATTTTTGAAAGATGTTTTGAGTAAACTCAAACTTTCACAAGTTCAGCTTGCCTCTTTACTCTCTTTAAGTCCCAGATCATTTACAGACTGGGTGAGAGAAAAGAATTTAATGACCTATTCTGCGCTAGATACTTTATGTTCCCTATCTAAAACAAATCATCCAAAAGATATCATTATCAAGGAAAAATATTGGTATGCAAAAATTGGGGCATCACTAGGTGGTATAGCTAGGTACAAAAAATATGGAACTATAGGTATAGATAATGAATATCGAAAAACTCAATGGAAAAAATGGTGGGAGCAAGAGGGTAAAAATAAGAGTAAAATTATTGGAATAACAAAATCATTTAAAAGTCCGAGAATGTCTAAAGAACTGGCAGAGTTTTTTGGCATTATGATTGGAGACGGCGGTATTCAAACTTATCAAATTAGAATCAGTCTCAATGCAGAAACTGATGCTGAATATGTAAAGTTTGTATGCCAGCTCATATATAAACTTTTCAAAATAACCCCAGGAATGACAAGTAGAGAAAACTCAAAAGGTATAGATATATATGTTTCAAGAACAAAACTAGTATCATATTTAACAAATACCCTTGGACTAAAGAAAGGAAATAAACTTTCTCAAAACTTAGATATACCGAATTGGATTATGAAAAAAAAAGAGTACCGAAAAGCATGTCTGCGGGGCCTAATTGATACAGATGGTTGCGTATTTCATGAAGTTCATACAATAAAGGGTAGAAAGTATGCTTATGCGAGATTGAATTTTACGACAGCATCACCTCATTTAGCTAGATCAGTAATAAAAATTATGAATAGTTTTCGACTGAATCCTAAATTACGCCGGAAGGGAAAATCAGTTCAAGTTGAAGATAAAAAGAAAATATGGCAATATTTCAAAACAATTGGGACGAGCAATCCAAAGCATATGTCCCGATTGAATAGATTGTTGACATAG
- the ruvX gene encoding Holliday junction resolvase RuvX: MRYMGIDYGSKRVGIALSDEGLQFALPKVVLPNDYKLIERVKRLCDESAVSLIVLGESKNYKGEDNAIMESITAFMKEVKGMTGLQVVLEPEFMTSAEAGRTEFRRPDSSEGDRLTRGKKEKNDMLDASAAALILKSYLERIKN, encoded by the coding sequence ATGCGTTACATGGGAATCGACTATGGCTCAAAGCGGGTGGGAATTGCGCTTTCGGATGAAGGATTGCAGTTTGCATTGCCAAAGGTGGTTTTGCCGAACGATTACAAATTGATCGAGAGAGTTAAACGACTCTGTGACGAGAGTGCTGTTTCTCTGATTGTTCTCGGAGAATCTAAAAATTATAAGGGTGAGGACAATGCAATTATGGAAAGCATTACAGCGTTTATGAAAGAAGTTAAAGGCATGACGGGACTTCAGGTGGTTCTTGAACCTGAATTTATGACGAGCGCGGAGGCTGGGAGGACGGAGTTTCGACGACCGGATAGCTCGGAGGGGGATCGGCTTACCCGAGGAAAGAAAGAAAAAAACGATATGCTCGATGCTTCGGCGGCGGCTCTGATTTTAAAAAGCTATCTTGAGAGAATTAAGAATTAG
- a CDS encoding ribbon-helix-helix domain-containing protein, with protein sequence MRTVINISLPKELKKEVESAVKRDRYASKSEFFRDLLRMWKDDQLLKDLKESQREFAQGKGKVLKSLKDLG encoded by the coding sequence ATGAGAACAGTTATCAATATATCTCTCCCTAAGGAGCTTAAAAAGGAAGTGGAAAGCGCCGTGAAGCGCGATCGCTATGCCTCAAAAAGCGAATTTTTTCGAGATCTTTTGCGTATGTGGAAGGATGATCAATTGCTAAAGGATTTGAAAGAAAGTCAGAGAGAATTTGCCCAAGGGAAAGGAAAAGTTCTCAAATCTCTAAAAGACCTCGGCTAA
- a CDS encoding DedA family protein: MFHFLDPIFLIKTLGLVGVIAIVFAESGLFFGFFFPGDSLLFTAGFLASQGYFPIAYLAIGSAFAAILGDSVGYAFGKHVGPKIFTREDSFFFHKKHVERTRIFYENHGNKTIILARFIPIVRTFAPILAGVARMNYSRFLFYNIAGGLCWSFGMSFLGFYLGRRVPHIDRFILPIIVLIIAVSFFPIVIELVKARRKKD; encoded by the coding sequence ATGTTTCATTTTCTCGATCCAATTTTTCTCATTAAAACGCTGGGGCTTGTGGGTGTTATCGCCATCGTTTTTGCCGAGTCAGGACTATTTTTCGGTTTCTTTTTTCCCGGCGATTCGCTTCTCTTTACTGCAGGTTTTCTAGCGTCACAGGGGTATTTTCCGATAGCATATCTCGCAATTGGGAGCGCATTTGCCGCAATTTTAGGCGACAGTGTCGGGTACGCTTTCGGCAAACACGTTGGACCCAAAATTTTTACCCGGGAAGACTCGTTTTTTTTCCACAAGAAACATGTTGAGAGAACAAGGATTTTTTATGAGAATCACGGAAACAAAACTATCATTCTCGCGCGGTTTATTCCAATCGTCCGAACCTTCGCACCAATTTTGGCAGGGGTAGCTCGGATGAACTATTCTCGCTTTCTCTTTTACAATATTGCGGGTGGATTGTGCTGGTCTTTCGGCATGAGTTTTTTGGGGTTCTATCTGGGGAGGAGAGTGCCTCACATTGACCGCTTTATCCTCCCGATAATAGTCCTCATTATCGCTGTGTCATTCTTTCCAATTGTCATTGAATTGGTAAAGGCACGGAGAAAAAAAGATTAG
- the pilM gene encoding pilus assembly protein PilM, whose protein sequence is MPRMGLDISSHSVRFMEMQRTKNGLRPGRYGERKIPEGASYSEEVQTNKELKEALISLKQEYKLKFVNVSLPEEKAYLFQTALPALNESDIRGSIELSLEENVPISGAEAVFDYSVIEEVSSKENAKTEKGIAVSVIPRKVVEGFSELFGSLGLVPLSFELAAEAIARAIVPRGDGKTYMIVNLGEKKTGIYVVCKGIVFFTTTLSFGGEALTSGIEKLFNVSNEEAIKIKKGKDFIKTKENMKLFFSLLNPISSLRDEINRLYIYWNTHKNQKGEENPPIQKIILCGADSNLHGFDEYLAITLKIECEVANVWTNLFSFEEYIPELSFADSLNYPTAIGLAMVS, encoded by the coding sequence ATGCCCCGAATGGGACTCGACATCTCTTCTCACTCGGTTCGGTTCATGGAAATGCAAAGAACAAAAAACGGTCTTCGGCCCGGGCGTTACGGGGAAAGGAAAATTCCCGAAGGCGCAAGTTATTCCGAAGAAGTTCAGACAAATAAGGAACTAAAAGAAGCACTCATCTCGCTTAAACAGGAGTACAAGCTCAAATTCGTGAACGTTTCTCTGCCTGAAGAAAAAGCCTATCTTTTTCAAACTGCCCTCCCAGCCTTGAATGAATCCGATATTCGCGGGAGCATCGAGTTATCGCTCGAAGAAAATGTTCCGATTTCCGGCGCGGAAGCAGTGTTTGACTATTCGGTCATAGAGGAAGTGAGTTCGAAAGAAAACGCGAAAACGGAGAAAGGTATCGCCGTATCTGTGATACCGCGCAAAGTGGTAGAAGGCTTCAGCGAACTTTTTGGAAGTTTGGGTCTGGTGCCTCTTTCCTTCGAGCTTGCCGCAGAAGCCATAGCCAGGGCAATCGTTCCGAGAGGTGACGGGAAAACGTACATGATTGTCAATTTAGGGGAGAAAAAAACGGGAATCTACGTCGTGTGCAAAGGAATCGTTTTTTTTACAACCACTCTTAGCTTTGGAGGGGAGGCATTGACGTCGGGTATCGAGAAACTTTTCAATGTTTCAAATGAAGAAGCGATTAAAATAAAAAAAGGCAAGGACTTTATCAAGACTAAGGAGAACATGAAGCTCTTTTTTTCGCTTCTGAACCCCATTTCCTCCCTGCGGGACGAAATTAACCGGCTCTACATTTACTGGAACACACATAAGAATCAAAAAGGTGAAGAAAATCCACCGATTCAAAAAATTATTCTCTGTGGAGCGGATTCGAATCTGCACGGCTTTGACGAGTATCTCGCGATTACTCTCAAAATCGAATGCGAGGTGGCAAATGTGTGGACCAATCTTTTCTCATTTGAAGAATATATCCCCGAGCTTTCTTTTGCGGATTCTTTGAATTATCCGACAGCGATAGGACTAGCAATGGTCTCGTAA